The Streptomyces sp. Je 1-332 genome has a window encoding:
- a CDS encoding peptidylprolyl isomerase, with amino-acid sequence MTAVRLATSLGTLTIEADTDRAPVSAGDFLHHAEHGNLAHVSFLRAVDADNDQGTPPISILQAAPIQAVPNCAPIAHESTTETGLRHRNGTVSLARGEPGTASGLTFFVCLGDQSALDAGGARLPDGLGFAAFGAVTSGMDVVRSLHARPRHGSAPVDAMEGQILTDPVPILAAQVLR; translated from the coding sequence ATGACCGCCGTGCGGCTCGCGACCAGCCTCGGCACCCTCACCATCGAAGCCGACACCGACCGCGCACCCGTCTCGGCCGGCGACTTCCTGCATCATGCCGAGCACGGCAACCTCGCCCACGTCTCCTTCCTGCGGGCCGTCGACGCCGACAACGACCAGGGCACACCCCCGATCAGCATCCTGCAGGCCGCGCCGATCCAGGCAGTGCCCAACTGCGCGCCGATCGCGCACGAGAGCACCACCGAAACCGGGCTGCGTCACCGGAACGGCACCGTCTCGCTGGCACGCGGCGAGCCGGGCACCGCCAGCGGATTGACCTTCTTCGTCTGCCTGGGCGATCAGTCGGCCCTCGACGCAGGCGGCGCCCGCCTGCCCGACGGTCTCGGGTTCGCGGCGTTCGGAGCGGTCACCTCCGGCATGGACGTCGTCCGCAGCCTGCACGCCCGGCCGCGCCATGGATCCGCGCCGGTCGACGCAATGGAAGGGCAGATCCTGACCGACCCGGTCCCCATCCTTGCGGCGCAGGTACTGCGTTGA
- a CDS encoding DUF6233 domain-containing protein, whose product MAGKRSRGVTQDQARRALYERVEACPHCRPDTELGILD is encoded by the coding sequence ATGGCGGGCAAGCGGTCCCGCGGTGTCACGCAGGACCAGGCGCGCCGAGCCCTGTACGAACGGGTCGAAGCGTGCCCGCACTGCCGACCCGACACGGAACTCGGCATCCTCGACTAG
- a CDS encoding DUF6247 family protein produces the protein MSAQPDHAPLAPYAPAPGAPAELLAQLRADRRAAQWVPAFERQWASALEHSRRTFSLAALYEVVQEWQGLIASAPAVDAFVASAYDDSEFIDMAELRGRRR, from the coding sequence ATGAGCGCGCAACCCGACCACGCCCCCCTCGCGCCGTATGCCCCCGCCCCGGGGGCTCCGGCCGAACTCCTCGCCCAGCTGCGCGCCGACCGGCGCGCCGCGCAGTGGGTGCCGGCCTTCGAGCGGCAGTGGGCGAGCGCGCTGGAGCATTCCCGCCGCACGTTCTCCCTCGCTGCGCTGTATGAAGTCGTCCAGGAGTGGCAGGGTCTCATTGCCTCCGCTCCGGCGGTAGACGCCTTCGTCGCTTCCGCCTACGACGACAGTGAGTTCATCGACATGGCGGAGCTCCGTGGCAGGCGCCGGTGA
- a CDS encoding ATP-binding protein yields MVALEGDSSCIARARRMAAEFLTAASVRHQVPVSQRTLDLAQLVVSELVTNALKYAPGPVLLRLRITGDLVKVTVWDSEPNLPKARSADARRIGQHGLEIVQAIARELLVERQAVGKRITAGLALADSP; encoded by the coding sequence ATGGTGGCGCTTGAGGGGGACAGCTCCTGTATCGCCCGCGCCCGCCGGATGGCCGCCGAGTTCCTCACTGCAGCCAGCGTGCGCCATCAGGTGCCGGTCTCCCAGCGCACCCTTGACCTTGCGCAGCTGGTGGTCAGTGAACTGGTCACCAACGCGCTGAAGTACGCACCGGGCCCGGTGCTGCTGCGCCTGCGCATCACCGGAGATCTGGTGAAGGTCACGGTGTGGGACTCCGAGCCGAATCTCCCCAAGGCCCGCAGCGCAGATGCCAGACGCATCGGCCAGCACGGCCTGGAGATCGTGCAGGCGATCGCCCGGGAACTGTTGGTGGAACGGCAAGCCGTCGGCAAGCGCATCACTGCGGGCCTCGCCCTGGCCGACAGCCCCTGA
- a CDS encoding STAS domain-containing protein yields MTQQEPTGTQPSPPPGSLTIQDTNAEGIRVLSLAGEIDHHSGPALHQALAESDAFRPRVVLDLSLVTFMDSSGINILLAAHHTHTEAGGWLRLAAPSPAVKRTLDIIGADTVLDCHDTLSQALT; encoded by the coding sequence ATGACGCAGCAAGAGCCGACCGGAACGCAACCCTCGCCACCCCCAGGGTCCCTGACGATCCAGGACACCAACGCCGAAGGCATCCGCGTCCTGTCCCTGGCCGGCGAGATCGACCACCACAGCGGCCCGGCACTGCACCAGGCCCTGGCCGAAAGCGATGCCTTCCGCCCCCGAGTGGTCCTCGACCTCTCGCTGGTCACTTTCATGGATTCCAGCGGCATCAACATCCTCTTGGCCGCCCACCACACCCACACAGAAGCCGGCGGATGGCTGCGTCTGGCCGCCCCCTCCCCCGCCGTCAAACGCACCCTGGACATCATCGGCGCCGACACCGTCCTGGACTGCCACGACACCCTGAGCCAAGCACTCACCTAG
- a CDS encoding MarR family winged helix-turn-helix transcriptional regulator has product MEGTDSVWLIIRELHRAAQLQRRAAAGSPLGPVALGLLNLAAQAPVPPSDAAKELQVPPQSISRAVADLMEAGLVRRVGNAADGRSYSIELTEAGQQARSDFRRQLSAEFSRLLTDWDQQEIDTFAGQLSRLVSALAADAAAGPAAARTANPWRQPER; this is encoded by the coding sequence ATGGAAGGAACTGATTCGGTATGGTTGATCATCCGGGAGCTGCATCGGGCCGCGCAGCTGCAGCGGCGGGCGGCGGCCGGCTCGCCGCTGGGGCCGGTGGCTCTGGGGCTGCTCAACCTCGCTGCTCAGGCGCCGGTGCCGCCTTCGGACGCGGCGAAGGAGCTGCAGGTGCCCCCGCAGTCGATTTCCCGCGCGGTGGCCGACCTGATGGAGGCCGGCCTGGTGCGCCGGGTCGGCAACGCGGCGGACGGCCGCTCGTACTCGATCGAGCTCACAGAGGCAGGTCAGCAGGCTCGTTCGGACTTCCGGCGGCAGCTGTCAGCGGAATTCTCCCGGCTGCTCACCGACTGGGATCAGCAGGAGATCGACACCTTCGCCGGTCAGCTGAGCCGTCTCGTCTCCGCTCTGGCTGCGGATGCCGCCGCCGGCCCGGCAGCGGCGCGGACCGCCAATCCGTGGCGGCAGCCGGAGAGGTGA
- a CDS encoding FAD-dependent monooxygenase: MSELDCDVLIVGGGLVGLAAGAFLSQQGVKVTVAERHRETSRHPKARLVNVRSMELYRALGVDDEIRAAGEPSAGFAVADNLASPHESWIAPPQEEVAGEGLSPVAPYSCDQQRIEPILRKRATARGARVLFDTEVTDIQQHADSVTARLARPDGGQVIRARFLVAADGARSPIRTSLGIGLEGEAVPGTAVSALFRADLEHALRGRWVDALMARDAGAFLFARGDKGDRTWQLGTHLRADWAADDPEALASHLVPVIRAATGLSDLSPEVESVLTWTTGAYTADNFRRGRIFLAGDAAHQMPPYGGFGGNTGVQDAHNLAWKLAAACRGDASDALLDTYHAERASLVALTVAQALLRSRKTPGQPAPAEQLDATTLALGFSYQLDGTKMPHQGTAVEDPAAPSGRPGTRAAHVPLTGPAASTLDLLDPAAFTFVASATSRTAIALEHHPVPGVRVRTVDPGDVEARHRQRWENVYGGPRCDGLLIRPDQVIAWRAPKTEADSDTNVQNAIQQALQPDASL, encoded by the coding sequence ATGAGCGAGTTGGACTGCGACGTGCTGATCGTCGGTGGCGGGCTGGTGGGCCTGGCGGCCGGTGCGTTTCTGTCGCAGCAAGGCGTCAAGGTGACCGTGGCCGAACGGCACCGGGAGACGTCCCGGCACCCGAAGGCGCGCCTGGTCAACGTCCGGTCCATGGAGCTGTACCGGGCCCTGGGCGTCGATGACGAGATCCGCGCGGCCGGCGAGCCGAGCGCCGGCTTCGCGGTGGCCGACAACCTCGCCTCACCGCACGAGTCCTGGATCGCGCCACCGCAGGAGGAAGTGGCCGGCGAGGGCCTGAGCCCGGTCGCTCCGTACTCCTGTGACCAGCAGCGGATCGAGCCGATCCTGCGCAAGCGCGCCACCGCCCGCGGGGCCAGGGTGCTGTTCGACACTGAGGTTACGGACATCCAACAGCACGCCGACAGTGTCACTGCCCGGCTGGCGCGGCCGGATGGCGGGCAGGTCATCCGCGCCCGGTTCCTCGTCGCGGCGGACGGAGCTCGCAGCCCCATCCGAACCTCGCTGGGGATCGGCCTCGAGGGTGAGGCCGTGCCCGGCACTGCGGTCAGTGCCCTCTTCCGCGCCGACCTCGAACACGCGCTGCGCGGCCGCTGGGTCGATGCGCTCATGGCGCGCGACGCCGGAGCCTTCCTCTTCGCACGCGGCGACAAGGGTGACCGCACCTGGCAGCTGGGCACCCATCTCCGAGCGGACTGGGCAGCGGACGATCCCGAGGCCCTGGCCTCGCATCTGGTGCCGGTCATCCGCGCCGCCACCGGACTGTCCGACCTCAGCCCCGAGGTGGAGAGCGTGCTGACCTGGACCACCGGCGCATACACGGCCGACAACTTCCGCCGCGGACGGATCTTCCTCGCCGGCGACGCCGCCCACCAGATGCCGCCCTACGGCGGCTTCGGCGGCAACACCGGCGTCCAGGATGCGCACAATCTCGCCTGGAAACTCGCCGCAGCCTGCCGTGGCGACGCCTCGGACGCCCTGCTCGACACCTACCACGCCGAACGCGCCTCACTGGTAGCCCTCACCGTCGCCCAAGCGCTGCTGCGCTCCCGCAAGACCCCCGGCCAACCCGCCCCCGCCGAGCAACTCGACGCCACCACACTGGCCCTCGGATTCAGCTACCAGCTAGACGGCACCAAAATGCCGCACCAGGGCACCGCCGTGGAGGACCCCGCCGCCCCGAGCGGGCGGCCCGGAACCCGCGCCGCCCACGTACCCCTCACCGGCCCCGCCGCCAGCACGCTGGACCTGCTCGACCCCGCCGCGTTCACCTTCGTGGCCTCTGCCACCAGCCGCACCGCAATCGCACTGGAGCATCACCCGGTCCCTGGCGTCCGCGTCCGCACCGTCGATCCCGGCGACGTGGAGGCCCGCCACCGGCAACGGTGGGAGAACGTCTACGGCGGGCCACGCTGCGACGGCCTCCTCATCCGCCCGGACCAGGTCATCGCCTGGCGCGCACCGAAGACCGAGGCGGACAGCGATACCAACGTCCAGAACGCCATCCAGCAAGCGCTGCAGCCCGATGCCAGCCTATGA
- a CDS encoding IS5 family transposase (programmed frameshift), producing the protein MAKRQSRPWIVSDELWSLIEPLLPEPGPKLAQGRPRVPDRQALCGILFVLHTGIQWEYLPQELGFGSGMTCWRRLAAWNDAGVWDQLHVVLLEKLRSKNQIDWGRTVIDSSHVRAARKGPKSGPSPVDRARPGSKHHLIVDGQGIPLAVTLTGGNRNDVTQLLPLLDKIPAVAGRVGRPRRRPDALLADRGYDHDKYRRLLWQRGIRPVIAKRGEPHGTGLGIFRYVVERTIAWLHGFRRLRIRWERRDDIHEAFLGLAVCLITHRHVQRLC; encoded by the exons GTGGCGAAACGTCAGTCGCGGCCGTGGATCGTGTCGGATGAACTGTGGTCGCTTATCGAGCCGTTGCTGCCCGAGCCTGGACCGAAGCTGGCACAGGGCAGACCGCGGGTGCCCGATCGGCAGGCCCTGTGCGGGATCTTGTTCGTGCTGCATACCGGCATCCAGTGGGAGTATCTGCCCCAGGAGCTTGGCTTCGGCTCGGGAATGACCTGTTGGCGGCGCCTGGCCGCCTGGAATGACGCCGGCGTCTGGGACCAACTCCACGTCGTCCTGCTGGAGAAGCTGCGCTCGAAGAACCAGATCGACTGGGGCCGGACGGTGATCGACTCCTCCCACGTCAGGGCAGCTCGTAAAGGCCCAA AAAGCGGGCCCAGCCCGGTCGACCGCGCACGGCCGGGCAGCAAGCACCACCTCATCGTCGACGGCCAGGGCATCCCGCTCGCAGTGACCCTGACCGGCGGAAACCGCAACGACGTCACCCAACTCCTGCCCCTGCTCGACAAGATCCCAGCCGTCGCGGGACGGGTCGGCAGACCGCGCCGACGCCCTGACGCGCTTCTCGCCGACCGCGGCTACGACCACGACAAGTACCGCCGCCTGCTCTGGCAGCGCGGCATCCGCCCCGTGATCGCGAAACGAGGCGAGCCACACGGCACCGGCCTGGGCATCTTCCGCTACGTCGTCGAGCGCACCATCGCCTGGCTCCACGGCTTCCGCCGCCTGCGCATCCGCTGGGAACGGCGCGACGACATCCATGAGGCCTTCCTCGGTCTCGCCGTCTGCCTGATCACCCACCGCCACGTCCAACGGCTTTGTTAG
- a CDS encoding TetR/AcrR family transcriptional regulator yields the protein MAESSRITARDGMRADARRNREHVLVAARAVFAEHGIDAPMATVARRAGVGVATLYRHFPTRDALVRDAFAQQMETCARALTEALAAPDPWQGFQQLIETVCALQREERGFPAAFLAAFPETAAEHAQSRQRAERGFTTLVRRAQASGALRSDFHPSDLAVALLAHGGLVTALPDDGAASRRLVAYLLQSFRTDPTNKPLPPPAALTLRSLPIATESPQGQRPSRA from the coding sequence ATGGCGGAATCCTCTCGGATCACAGCCCGGGACGGGATGCGGGCGGACGCCCGGCGCAACCGAGAGCATGTTCTCGTCGCCGCCCGTGCGGTCTTTGCGGAGCACGGGATCGACGCCCCGATGGCGACCGTGGCCCGACGGGCCGGGGTCGGCGTGGCGACGCTGTACCGGCACTTCCCGACCCGCGACGCCCTGGTGAGAGACGCATTCGCGCAGCAGATGGAGACCTGCGCGCGGGCGCTCACCGAGGCTCTGGCCGCCCCTGACCCGTGGCAGGGCTTCCAACAGCTGATCGAGACGGTCTGCGCTCTGCAACGGGAGGAACGCGGGTTCCCGGCCGCGTTCCTCGCGGCCTTCCCGGAAACCGCGGCGGAACACGCGCAATCCCGGCAACGAGCCGAGCGGGGCTTCACGACTCTGGTACGCAGGGCCCAGGCGTCGGGCGCGCTACGGTCCGATTTTCACCCTTCCGACCTCGCCGTGGCCCTATTGGCGCACGGCGGTCTGGTAACCGCCCTACCGGACGACGGTGCAGCGTCCCGGCGCCTGGTGGCCTATCTGCTCCAGTCGTTCCGCACCGACCCCACCAACAAACCGCTGCCCCCACCGGCTGCACTGACACTGCGCAGCCTCCCGATTGCAACAGAAAGTCCCCAGGGGCAACGACCCTCCCGAGCCTGA
- a CDS encoding NAD(P)-dependent alcohol dehydrogenase, with the protein MNDRMMKAVLYDRYGGPYVLYTGCVPRPEPAPGEVLVKVRAFSVNGGELAARAGRLRLLTGRKFPKRVGLDFTGDIVALGAGVTRFAAGDRVWGVLGRTSGFGSAAEYVTVPAERVGSLPDGLDLVDAAALPVATTAITALRDKAGLRPGERLLVRGASGGVGNAAVQLGRAYGAEVTALARAANLDFVRGLGAHKVVDHQAVRPAELGRFDVVLDTAGTDLRAFRRLLNPGGRMVTIAFDLKRPAASLGYLAASTVHGHGRVRFFSGNPTRADFDDLARHVVEGKLSPAVDTVFPLEETAAAHQALEAGGVQGKYVVRVA; encoded by the coding sequence ATGAACGACCGCATGATGAAGGCAGTGCTCTACGACCGCTATGGCGGCCCCTATGTGCTGTACACGGGCTGCGTGCCGCGCCCTGAGCCGGCCCCCGGCGAGGTCCTTGTGAAGGTGCGCGCGTTCAGCGTCAACGGCGGCGAACTGGCAGCACGTGCCGGCCGTCTCCGTCTCCTGACCGGCCGGAAATTCCCCAAGCGCGTCGGCTTGGACTTTACCGGCGATATCGTCGCACTGGGCGCCGGAGTCACCCGGTTCGCGGCCGGCGACCGCGTGTGGGGGGTATTGGGCCGCACCTCCGGGTTCGGCAGCGCCGCCGAGTACGTGACCGTACCCGCTGAACGGGTCGGCTCGCTCCCCGACGGCCTTGACCTGGTGGACGCCGCCGCGCTGCCGGTAGCCACCACGGCCATCACCGCGCTGCGGGACAAAGCCGGGCTGCGCCCTGGCGAACGACTCCTCGTCCGGGGCGCTTCGGGCGGTGTCGGCAACGCCGCCGTCCAGCTCGGACGGGCGTACGGCGCCGAGGTCACGGCACTCGCCCGTGCAGCCAACCTCGACTTCGTCCGCGGGCTCGGCGCGCACAAGGTCGTCGACCACCAGGCCGTGCGGCCGGCGGAACTGGGCCGCTTCGACGTGGTCCTGGACACCGCGGGGACCGACCTGCGGGCCTTCCGGCGCCTACTGAATCCGGGCGGTCGCATGGTCACCATCGCCTTCGACCTGAAACGGCCTGCGGCGTCGCTCGGCTACCTCGCGGCCAGCACAGTCCATGGACACGGCCGGGTGCGTTTCTTCAGCGGCAACCCCACGAGGGCGGACTTCGACGACCTCGCCCGCCATGTGGTCGAGGGCAAGCTGAGCCCTGCGGTGGACACGGTGTTCCCCCTGGAGGAGACAGCTGCGGCACACCAGGCGCTGGAAGCGGGCGGCGTCCAGGGCAAGTACGTGGTCAGGGTCGCGTAG